A section of the Petrimonas sulfuriphila genome encodes:
- a CDS encoding sulfatase, translated as MELNQNNLLFTIAGTALLASCTGTEKTVNTKPLNIVYIMTDDHTRQMMSCYDKRHIETPNLDRIANNGVRFTNAFVANSISAPSRACLLTGKHSHKNGKIDNITSFDGSQQTVQQLLQQAGYQTAMIGKWHLDSQPTHFDYWTILPGQGHYYQPDFITPEGRKNHQGYATNLITDFGLDWLENGRDKKKPFCLFLHHKAAHRNWMSDTTYLKAYEDKTFELPTNFYDDYSGRKAAKMQEMSIASDRDMDIVNDLKMLRPGVSTRLSEQYIQGEYARLDSAQKTKWDAHYQPIIDAFYASGLQGNELAEWKYQRYMRDYAKTIKSLDENVGRILDYLEKNGMLENTVVIYTSDQGFYMGEHGWFDKRFMYEESFSTPLVMWLPKSYKKRGDIPQLVQNIDFAPTMLELAGAPIPSDIQGVSLVPLLKNEKAPANWRKSLYYHYYEYPGEHAVRRHYGVRTERYKLIRFYGDIDEWELFDLQADPMEMNNLYGKTGYEKITGELCAELKRLQEQYDDPIRKDN; from the coding sequence ATGGAACTCAATCAGAACAATCTATTATTCACCATCGCCGGAACAGCCTTGCTGGCTTCGTGCACAGGAACAGAAAAAACGGTAAATACGAAACCGTTGAACATCGTTTATATCATGACGGACGACCATACCCGGCAAATGATGAGTTGTTATGACAAGCGCCACATAGAAACACCTAACCTCGACAGAATAGCTAATAACGGAGTGAGATTTACCAATGCTTTCGTGGCAAACTCCATCTCTGCTCCCAGCCGTGCATGTCTGCTGACCGGAAAGCACAGCCACAAAAACGGAAAAATCGACAACATCACTTCGTTCGACGGCAGTCAGCAAACCGTCCAGCAACTGCTGCAACAGGCGGGATACCAAACAGCAATGATTGGAAAATGGCACCTGGACAGTCAACCCACTCATTTCGACTACTGGACAATTCTTCCCGGTCAAGGCCATTATTATCAACCCGATTTTATCACCCCTGAAGGAAGAAAAAACCACCAGGGGTACGCCACAAACCTCATTACTGACTTCGGACTGGATTGGCTCGAGAACGGACGCGACAAGAAAAAGCCTTTCTGCCTGTTCCTGCATCACAAAGCGGCACACCGTAACTGGATGTCCGATACGACTTACCTAAAAGCTTACGAAGACAAAACATTTGAGCTCCCTACCAATTTTTACGACGATTATTCAGGGAGAAAAGCAGCAAAAATGCAGGAGATGAGCATCGCTAGCGACCGCGATATGGACATTGTGAATGACCTGAAGATGCTGCGTCCGGGTGTCAGCACCCGGTTGTCGGAACAATATATCCAGGGGGAATATGCCCGGTTGGATTCTGCACAGAAAACAAAATGGGATGCTCATTACCAGCCAATCATTGATGCATTTTACGCGTCTGGCTTACAAGGCAACGAATTGGCAGAGTGGAAATATCAACGCTATATGCGTGATTACGCCAAAACCATAAAGTCGCTGGATGAAAATGTGGGGCGTATTCTCGACTACCTGGAAAAAAACGGAATGCTGGAGAACACCGTTGTCATTTACACGTCCGATCAGGGTTTTTACATGGGTGAACACGGTTGGTTCGACAAACGATTCATGTATGAAGAATCGTTCAGCACACCCCTGGTTATGTGGCTTCCCAAATCATACAAGAAACGGGGCGACATACCACAACTGGTTCAAAACATCGATTTTGCACCGACAATGCTTGAGCTTGCGGGTGCTCCTATCCCTTCAGATATACAAGGCGTCTCCCTGGTACCTTTACTCAAAAACGAAAAAGCTCCCGCTAATTGGAGAAAATCCCTGTATTATCATTACTACGAATATCCCGGTGAACATGCCGTAAGGCGTCATTATGGAGTGAGAACGGAACGGTACAAACTCATTCGCTTCTACGGAGACATAGATGAGTGGGAACTGTTCGACCTGCAAGCCGATCCGATGGAAATGAACAACCTGTACGGAAAAACCGGATACGAAAAAATTACCGGCGAGCTTTGCGCCGAACTTAAACGCCTCCAGGAGCAATACGATGACCCGATCAGGAAGGACAACTGA
- a CDS encoding uracil-DNA glycosylase family protein → MMLPIETHPLQPFLPGKTRLLMLGSFPPPKAKWKMDFYYPNFQNDMWRILGLAFFNEKDYFLSENKFSFDKEKIMEFLSLKGIAVCDTAHEVHRLKGNASDNFLEIVTPLNLENILSKIPDCKAFATTGEKATETLRSLFPATTPIPKIGNSVTVDFLNKKYKFYRMPSSSRAYPRPLSEKAKIYRQLFTEMEIL, encoded by the coding sequence ATGATGCTTCCAATCGAGACTCACCCTTTGCAACCCTTTTTACCCGGCAAAACCAGGTTACTGATGCTGGGCAGCTTTCCTCCACCGAAGGCGAAGTGGAAGATGGATTTCTATTATCCGAATTTCCAAAACGATATGTGGCGGATTTTGGGGCTGGCGTTTTTCAATGAAAAAGACTATTTCCTTTCGGAAAACAAGTTCTCTTTCGATAAAGAAAAAATTATGGAATTCCTATCCTTGAAAGGTATTGCCGTATGTGATACGGCACACGAAGTACACCGGCTGAAAGGAAATGCGTCGGATAATTTTCTGGAAATAGTTACTCCGCTCAACCTTGAAAACATTTTATCGAAAATCCCTGACTGCAAAGCGTTCGCTACAACCGGTGAAAAAGCGACTGAGACTCTTCGGTCGCTTTTTCCCGCCACAACTCCCATTCCTAAGATTGGGAACAGCGTGACCGTTGATTTCCTCAATAAGAAATACAAATTTTACCGGATGCCTTCCTCATCAAGAGCATACCCCAGGCCATTATCCGAAAAGGCCAAAATATACAGGCAACTTTTTACAGAGATGGAAATTCTTTAG
- a CDS encoding antibiotic biosynthesis monooxygenase produces the protein MQKQFFLFCVLFLTLLSAYPRHSQAQNAGEPYVILVEFTLDESRVDEAIELLSDIQLQTLENEEGCLVYDVLLSEEDPARVFIYESYESEAAYKVHSNASYFKEIVLKKLKPLIKSQKITKVFPLNFEGVLGDAEI, from the coding sequence ATGCAAAAGCAATTTTTTCTTTTCTGTGTGCTTTTTCTGACGCTTCTTTCTGCTTATCCCCGCCATTCACAGGCACAAAATGCAGGTGAACCCTATGTGATTTTGGTTGAATTTACGTTGGATGAGAGCCGGGTAGATGAGGCCATAGAGTTGTTATCAGACATTCAATTGCAAACCCTTGAAAACGAAGAGGGTTGCCTGGTTTACGATGTTTTGTTGAGTGAAGAGGATCCTGCTCGTGTATTTATCTACGAGAGCTACGAGAGTGAAGCTGCATATAAAGTGCATTCCAATGCTTCTTATTTTAAAGAGATTGTTCTGAAAAAACTGAAGCCACTCATCAAAAGCCAAAAGATAACCAAGGTATTTCCATTGAATTTCGAAGGAGTGTTAGGTGACGCTGAGATTTAA
- a CDS encoding DUF3108 domain-containing protein translates to MNKTIQLFLLFILVVSLPQGAIAQCKIINNSFKDGENISYDLYFNYGIVNAKAGTGSLKTNLVNYKGNSAFNVRMLLNTSGLAGSVYTVNDTLVSYIDMNLRPLLFTKNAFEGKDYSREVQSFSYVEDGIKVRTNRVFNGKKKFEETITTHECTYDYLSVLALIRNLDYTDMEPGDQKQIQFISGREIVNMAVNYNGLSKIKANDGQTYNTVQISLTIYDKAFKDKKEAISASLTDDANRIPIIINTHLKIGAIRAVLKNVSGLRN, encoded by the coding sequence ATGAACAAAACGATTCAATTGTTTCTCTTATTTATCTTGGTTGTCTCCCTGCCTCAGGGAGCAATTGCCCAGTGTAAGATCATCAATAACTCTTTTAAAGACGGAGAGAACATCTCTTACGATTTGTATTTCAATTACGGCATAGTGAATGCCAAAGCCGGCACAGGATCATTAAAGACCAATCTGGTAAACTACAAGGGCAACAGCGCTTTCAATGTTCGCATGTTGCTTAATACGAGTGGATTGGCAGGAAGTGTTTATACGGTTAATGATACGCTTGTGTCGTATATCGACATGAATTTGCGACCGCTGCTCTTCACTAAAAATGCATTTGAAGGAAAGGATTATTCCCGGGAAGTGCAGTCTTTCAGTTATGTAGAGGATGGGATAAAAGTAAGGACAAACCGTGTTTTTAACGGAAAAAAGAAATTTGAGGAAACCATTACTACCCATGAATGTACATACGATTACCTGTCGGTATTGGCGTTGATCCGGAACCTGGACTACACGGATATGGAACCCGGTGACCAAAAGCAAATACAGTTTATTTCCGGAAGAGAGATCGTGAACATGGCTGTAAACTACAACGGTTTGTCCAAGATTAAAGCCAATGACGGGCAAACCTACAACACGGTTCAAATCTCCCTGACCATCTACGATAAGGCGTTTAAAGACAAGAAAGAGGCTATTAGTGCTTCATTGACCGATGATGCGAACAGAATTCCCATTATCATCAACACGCATTTAAAGATTGGAGCTATACGCGCTGTGCTGAAAAATGTTTCCGGTCTGCGAAATTAA
- a CDS encoding Ig-like domain-containing protein → MKYILILIFPGGILFVLNSCANMAAPTGGRYDEKPPRLIRSNPQNSALNVTRNIVEIEFDENIKVEKPTEKVIITPPQINMPVIKSVGKKAVVEFNDELLPNTTYTIDFTDAIVDNNEGNPLENFSLSFSTGDQLDTLAVSGKVLSAENLEPAQGIYVGMHTNLDDTAFVRTPFERISRTDSRGRFTVRGLAAGKYRIFALDDKNRDYKYDNPQEAIAFLDSIVVPSSMPAIRQDTVFKDSVTIDTVKTINYTRFLPDNILLRSFSSGFQRKYFQKHERTQREKLVVFFAAPTQEPAFELLKPVSGNENWYVMEKSKDNDTLSLWISDSLVLRQDTVILKMDYLKTDSLNRDLLQSDTLSFNFREPRQTRREKENEGKEEEVRLLAVNHNIQSSHEIYLPVQLEFEQPVIDFDSSKVHLTYEVDSVFSHVPFTMLGDTLNPRKYTLRHKWEPGGKYKLTIDSATVHSIYGLWNNKVEQTFAVKALDQYGNLMFQLSGLPVGKPAYVELLDKSDKPFRKVRVKNSEALIFDINPGTLYARLFIDDNEDGEWTTGDYEKGRQPERVYYYPGAYEIRAYTDHEESWNVTELPLDKQKPLDVTKNKPEEKKRRNLNEERERQQQQQNRRGGASFPGGAGSMGGPATPMQRPVAPAR, encoded by the coding sequence TTGAAATATATACTCATACTCATTTTTCCGGGAGGAATACTGTTCGTATTGAATTCATGCGCCAATATGGCAGCGCCCACGGGTGGGCGGTACGACGAAAAGCCACCCCGGCTGATCCGTTCCAATCCTCAAAACAGCGCATTAAACGTAACCCGCAACATCGTTGAAATTGAATTTGACGAGAACATAAAAGTTGAAAAACCGACAGAGAAAGTGATCATTACGCCTCCGCAGATAAATATGCCTGTGATAAAATCGGTGGGAAAGAAAGCCGTTGTGGAATTCAACGATGAACTATTGCCAAACACTACTTATACGATCGATTTTACTGATGCTATTGTCGATAATAACGAAGGGAATCCGCTCGAAAACTTCTCCCTCTCTTTCTCTACAGGAGATCAACTCGATACGCTCGCCGTTTCCGGCAAAGTGTTATCCGCAGAAAACCTGGAACCTGCTCAAGGTATTTATGTGGGCATGCACACCAACCTGGATGACACCGCTTTTGTAAGGACTCCTTTTGAAAGGATTTCAAGGACTGACTCACGCGGAAGGTTTACAGTAAGAGGATTAGCCGCAGGTAAATACAGGATTTTTGCTCTCGACGATAAAAACAGGGATTATAAATATGACAACCCGCAGGAGGCCATAGCCTTTCTTGATTCCATTGTCGTGCCGTCATCGATGCCTGCTATACGACAGGATACGGTTTTCAAAGACAGTGTGACCATTGATACCGTAAAAACGATAAATTACACCCGTTTTCTGCCTGATAATATTTTACTTCGCTCATTTTCATCCGGATTTCAACGGAAATATTTTCAAAAACACGAACGAACCCAGCGTGAAAAACTTGTTGTCTTTTTTGCGGCTCCAACCCAGGAGCCTGCTTTCGAACTGTTAAAACCGGTATCAGGCAATGAAAACTGGTACGTGATGGAGAAAAGCAAAGATAACGATACCCTTTCCCTGTGGATATCCGACTCATTGGTCTTAAGGCAGGATACCGTTATACTGAAGATGGATTACCTGAAAACAGATTCGTTGAACCGGGACCTTTTGCAGTCGGATACATTGAGTTTTAACTTCCGCGAACCGCGACAAACCCGTAGAGAAAAAGAAAACGAAGGGAAGGAAGAAGAAGTGCGTTTGCTTGCCGTTAATCACAATATCCAATCTTCACACGAAATTTACTTGCCGGTTCAGTTGGAGTTTGAACAACCGGTAATCGATTTTGATTCATCGAAAGTTCACCTCACATACGAAGTGGACTCTGTTTTCTCGCATGTCCCTTTCACTATGCTTGGCGACACGCTCAACCCCCGAAAGTATACGCTTCGGCACAAATGGGAACCCGGAGGGAAGTATAAATTAACCATCGATTCAGCGACTGTTCACAGTATTTACGGATTGTGGAACAACAAGGTAGAGCAGACGTTTGCCGTAAAAGCACTGGATCAGTACGGAAACTTAATGTTTCAGCTGTCGGGACTGCCGGTAGGGAAACCGGCTTATGTAGAGTTGCTGGACAAATCGGATAAACCTTTTCGAAAAGTACGTGTCAAAAACAGCGAAGCCCTGATTTTCGATATTAATCCGGGAACGCTGTATGCCCGACTTTTCATCGATGACAACGAAGACGGTGAATGGACGACAGGTGACTATGAGAAGGGTAGACAGCCCGAAAGAGTTTACTATTATCCGGGTGCGTATGAGATTAGGGCATACACTGACCATGAAGAGTCGTGGAATGTGACGGAGTTGCCGTTAGACAAGCAAAAACCGCTTGATGTCACTAAAAATAAACCCGAAGAAAAGAAACGCCGTAACCTCAACGAAGAACGCGAACGCCAGCAACAGCAGCAAAACCGACGCGGAGGAGCTTCTTTTCCCGGCGGGGCCGGAAGTATGGGCGGACCGGCCACTCCAATGCAGAGACCGGTTGCTCCTGCCCGATAA